The Nitrospinota bacterium genome contains a region encoding:
- the phnD gene encoding phosphate/phosphite/phosphonate ABC transporter substrate-binding protein, with product MVKLAFAAILAGWLLTPAKAWADNQENGGKTRLRFGLTAVAVESDVATHKKLIHIIEKRLNIPVETIYRKSYQEMSSLLESGGVDVAFVCGLPYVLDHEKFGLELLAAPVFNGKPYYQSLLIVHKDSKAASLEDLRGKIFAFSDPMSNSGFLVPVYNLSRIKETPESFFKTRFFTYSHSSSIEAVASHLADAANVDSYVWEWVGKIHPELISQTKIIQKSDFMPFTPFVIRPGLDKRIKARIQDIFLTLHNDPEGRAALNSMALEKFERMKDSDYDSIRRMRRSVSFQKVASPK from the coding sequence ATGGTTAAGCTCGCATTTGCAGCCATCCTGGCTGGCTGGCTTTTGACGCCGGCCAAGGCATGGGCGGACAATCAGGAAAACGGCGGCAAGACGCGGCTGCGGTTCGGGCTGACGGCCGTTGCGGTTGAGTCGGACGTGGCGACGCATAAAAAGCTGATCCACATTATCGAAAAGCGGCTGAACATTCCGGTGGAGACGATCTACCGAAAATCTTACCAGGAGATGAGTTCGCTTCTTGAAAGCGGCGGGGTGGACGTGGCTTTTGTTTGCGGCCTGCCATACGTTCTTGACCATGAAAAATTCGGGCTGGAGCTTTTGGCCGCCCCCGTTTTCAACGGAAAGCCTTATTACCAATCGCTCCTCATTGTCCACAAGGACAGCAAGGCCGCTTCATTGGAAGACCTTCGCGGAAAGATATTCGCGTTTTCGGATCCTATGTCCAATTCCGGATTTCTTGTGCCTGTGTATAATTTGAGCAGGATAAAGGAGACTCCGGAGTCGTTTTTCAAGACGCGGTTCTTCACATACAGCCATTCAAGCTCGATTGAGGCGGTGGCCTCACACCTTGCGGACGCCGCGAACGTGGACAGTTATGTCTGGGAATGGGTCGGCAAAATACATCCGGAATTGATATCCCAGACCAAAATAATCCAGAAGTCGGATTTCATGCCGTTCACCCCGTTTGTGATCAGGCCCGGACTGGACAAGCGGATTAAAGCGCGCATTCAGGATATTTTTCTTACCCTGCATAACGACCCGGAGGGCCGGGCGGCGCTAAACTCGATGGCGCTGGAGAAATTCGAGCGGATGAAGGACTCGGACTATGATTCGATCCGCAGGATGCGCAGGTCGGTGTCATTTCAAAAAGTGGCCTCTCCGAAATGA